Within Sorangiineae bacterium MSr11367, the genomic segment CGTGCGCAAGGTCATCAAGCAAAAGGGGCTCGCAGCATCGGCGGTGCCGATCTTCGGGGCGCTCTTGCGGCTGCGGCAGGTGTGCTGCGATCCGCGGCTGGTGCAGATGAACGCCGCGCGCTCGGTGCGGACGTCGGCCAAGTACGATTCGTTCTTCGAGTTGCTCGAGGGGCTGCTCGAGGGCGGGCACCGCGTGCTGGTGTTCTCGCAATTCACGAGCATGCTTTCGCTGCTGGCCAAGGGGCTGGAAGAGCGCGAGATCGAGCATTTGATCCTGACGGGGGCGACGCAGGATCGGCAGGCCAAGGTCGATGCCTTCGAGCAAGGGCTGGCCGACGTGTTCTTGATCAGCCTGAAGGCCGGCGGCACGGGGTTGAACTTGGTGAGCGCCGACACGGTGATTCACTACGATCCGTGGTGGAACCCCGCGGTGCAATTGCAGGCGACCGACCGCGCATACCGGATTGGCCAGCAGCGCCCGGTGTTCGTGTACAACCTCGCCGTCGCGGGCAGCGTGGAAGAGCGCGTCATGATGATGCAGCACAAGAAACGCCGCGTGTCGTCGATGCTCTTGGGCGACGACGAGCAGCAGAGCGCGGGGCTCACCGCCGACGACGTGGAGACGCTCTTGGCACCGCTGCAGGACGACGAACGGCCCGCGGTTTCGCGTGTCGCCGCCGCCCACAAGGCCGGCGCGGGCGCCCCGAACGCGCCTGCGGTCGCCGCGAGCGCGTAACGGCCCTAGGCTTGACGGGCGATGCTGCGGGTCGCCTTGTTTCTCGTCGCGGTGGTCGTCGGGGCCGCGCTCGGCAATTCGTACATCGGGCGCCTTCCGAACCATGCGGGGTACTTCCTCGTCGCGGTGGACGACGAGGTGCGCGTGCCTCTCTCGGTGACGCCTCGGCACACGGTCGTGATCGTCGTCGATGGCCTGCGCCGTGATGCGGCCGAGACCATGAAGGCGACCCGGCTGCTCGAGGGCGCCGGTCAGTGCCGCGTTTCCGATCAGGGGCCATGGACCGTGTCGCGGCCCGTCTACGCGCTTCTGTCGACGGGGCTCGAGGTCGCCCGGAGCGGGGCTCGAAACAACGATCTTACGGCGCCGTTGGCCGCCGAATCCATTTGGCAGATCGCCCGCGCCTCCGGCCGCACCGTTGCGGGGAGCAGCCACCTGCCATGGTTTCGCGAGCTCTTTCCCGATGGCTTCGATCGTTTCGACGTGCACGAGACGCACGATGCGAACGTCTTCGAGGGAGGGGAGCTCCGCGAGCTCGATTTGTTCCATCCTCTCTATGTCGACGAGGCGGGGCACCATCATGGCGCAGCCTCGTCCGACTACGCGGCGGCGGTCGCGCGGGCCGATCGTGAGACGATGGAGCTCCTCGGCAAGGTCGATTTGGCGCGCGATCTCGTCGTGTTCACCGCCGACCACGGCCATACGGCGAAGGGCGGTCACGGAGGGCCGCAACCGGAGGTGCGCGAGGTCCTGGCGTGTTTCGCCGGCGTGAACGTGGCGAGGCGCACCGATCGCGTTCCGTTCGACGGCCGCAACATGGCACCGGCGCTCGCCTTGCTCACCGGTTTGCGATTCCCGCGCCATATGCGGGCGGGGGAGGACCACCTCGACGAGATTTGGCATATCGCGGATTTCCGCGAGCCCGACCGCGCCTATGCGCAGGACCGGCGCGCCGCCATCGAGCGCTTTCGCGAGGCCAACCGCACCGCGCTGGTGCGATGGCTCGGCGATCCCGCGGGAACATGGTCGCGGCTGTACGCGCGGGAAGGCCGGGCGCAGACCTTTCGTGGCGTGGCCGTCGGGGTGCTCGCGCTGCTCCTTCTCTCAGGCCGCCTGCGCCGCCAGGTGAACGTGCGCACGACGCTCGTTTGGATCGCTGGGAGCGTCCTCGCGCTGTGGATTGCGCACGCGATTGTGCTCGGCGCGTTCGACTTCGGTGCGATCAACCTTCGCGAGAACTACGTGCCCCGCGCGTTCGCGGTGACCGGTTTGGGCGCCGTCGCCGCCATCGCGGCGCATCGGGCGTTCCTTCGTGGGACGGGCCGGCTCGCGCAGGACTTCGCCACGCTCGTTGCCTTGTTCCTCGTGGCGAACGTCGGGCATGTCGTCGTGTACGGCTGGCCGCTCGGCTTCCCGCTGCCATCCGGTCCTGCGAGCTACCTTCCTTTCATCGGCGCGTTCGTTCTCGTGGTCTATGGACTCGCGGGCTTCTTCATCTGGGTGGCCACCACGGGCGCCTCCTGGGCGGTGCGCCAGGGCACGTCGGGCCACCAGCGGTCGCGGGCGGGCGGCTCCACGGGCTCGAAGCTCTGACCCGGCTTGGGGGTGACGATGCCCACGCCCGCGCGATCCGCGGCGGCGAGCGCGCGTTCGATGGGCTCCGTCCAGCCATGGTAGGCGAGGTTGAACAGGCCCCAATGCATGGGCACCATGAGCCGCCCGCGGACCATGCGGTGTGCATCGACGGCCTGTTCCGGGCCCAAGTGCCAATCGGGCCAAGCGGCGTCGTATTCACCGATTTCGATCATGGCCACGTCGAAGGGGCCGAGCCGCGTGCCAATCTCGTTCATCACGGGAAAGAGGCCGGTATCGCCCGAGAAATACGCGCGGTGTTCGTTCCCGACGAAGGCGTATCCCGCCCAGAGCTTCGTGTCGTTGTCGATGAGGGTGCGCCCGGAAGCATGCCGCGCGGGCGTGCATACGATGGTGAGATCGCGAATGTGTGTGCTCTCCCACCAATCGAGTTCCACGATGCGGTCTTCGGGGACACCCCAATACGCGAGGTGCGCCCCCACACCGAGCGGCACGACGAACGTGGTATTCCAATCCTTCATCGCGGAGATGGTGCCGTAATCGAGGTGATCGTAATGGTCGTGCGAGATGACCACGGCATCGATGGCGGGGAGCTTCTCCTTGACCATCGGCGTCGTGAGAAGCGGCGGGAACCATCGCTCGGGGCCGGCGAAGGTGACCGGTGAGGCCCGCGGGCTCCACGCAGGATCGGTGAGGATACGGTGGCCGTCGATTTCGACGAGCATCGAGGAATGCCCGAGCCATGTGAGGCGCAGGCCGGAGGGCGGCGGCGTCCCGAGTCGCTCGACGGGGACGGGAAGCGTTGGAATCGCCTGCGTCGGGCTGCGGTAGGGGCTCGCGTGGGCCATGTTTCGGAGGGTGAGCCAGGCGTCGTTGTCGAGCGGCTCCGGGTTGACGAAGTGCCCATTTTTCCAATGGGGTGAGCGCTCCATGCGCGCACGCCGCGCCCCCTCGGCGCGATGCCCGAAGGCCGTCCAGCCCGAAATGACGGTCAGCGCCACCGCAAGCAGGAACAGCAGGCCGACCGCCTGCACGATGCGACGCCCTATGCTGCGCTTGCGCTGAGTCATTCGCAGCAGGTGCTACCACTTGGACAAAGTTTGTCAAATGTGTCACACCTGCTCCCATCGACATGAAGGTCATCCTTTTCGGAGCAACGGGCATGATCGGCCAAGGCGTCCTGCGCGAGTGCTTGCTCGATCCGGCCGTGGAGCGCGTCCTCACCATCGGCCGCGCGGTCACTGGACAGCAGCACGAGAAACTGCGCGAGATCGCCCACGGCAATCTGTTCGACCTTTCCGACATCGCCGGCGATCTGTCCGGCTACGACGCATGCCTCTTCTGCCTCGGCGTCGCGTCGACAGGCATGTCCGAAGAGCAATACCGCCACGTGACGTACGATCTCACCTTGTCGGTCGCGCGCATTTTGCTGGAGCGCAGCCCGAGTCTGAGGTTCCTCTTCGTGTCCGGCGCAGGCACGGACTCCACCGAGCATGGCCGCACCATGTGGGCACGGGTCAAGGGCCAGACCGAAAACGCTCTTCTGGAGCTGCCGTTCAAAGATTCCTACATGCTTCGCCCCGGCTTCATCCAACCGAAACACGGCATTCAATCACGGACCACGCTGTATCGGGTGGTCTATGCGATCATGACGCCGTTCTATCCCGTATTGCGCGCACTGTTCTCCAAATCGGTGACCGACACCGAGCAACTCGGCCGCGCGATGCTCGACGTCGCAAAACGCGGCGCCCCCAAACGGGTGCTCGAGGCGACGGATTTGGTGGCGATAGGGCAGGGGATTTGACCGTTGCCAGAGCTCGAGATTCGGCGATTCCAGTGGGACGCGCATCGACAAATCCGCACGGCACGGAGCAGCTCCAACTGCGAGGAGGCGTTGCCATCTCTTTGATTCATGATGCACAAAATGGTGTATCTCATCCGCGCGGCGTCGTAACGGACAGTCAATGTTTATGTACCATTGAGTAAATGCCACTCATGCTGTGCCCAGACTGCTCCGCACAAGTTTCCGATACGGCTCCAGCATGTCCACGTTGTGGTCGACCGAACGCGAAGGCAATCGCGCCGTATGGGTCGCCCCAGACTTCATCAAATGAACAGACACTGTTTCAAGACCGGCTTGTTACAGTCACGAACGTTCGACTGATCATTGGTCAAGACACGACGTACGCCATGTCGAACATCACGAGCGTGCGAGAGTTAGTCCAGCCGCGCCCGACGATTGCGTTATGGATCGGCCTCGCTATG encodes:
- a CDS encoding epimerase, with the protein product MKVILFGATGMIGQGVLRECLLDPAVERVLTIGRAVTGQQHEKLREIAHGNLFDLSDIAGDLSGYDACLFCLGVASTGMSEEQYRHVTYDLTLSVARILLERSPSLRFLFVSGAGTDSTEHGRTMWARVKGQTENALLELPFKDSYMLRPGFIQPKHGIQSRTTLYRVVYAIMTPFYPVLRALFSKSVTDTEQLGRAMLDVAKRGAPKRVLEATDLVAIGQGI
- a CDS encoding MBL fold metallo-hydrolase, producing MTQRKRSIGRRIVQAVGLLFLLAVALTVISGWTAFGHRAEGARRARMERSPHWKNGHFVNPEPLDNDAWLTLRNMAHASPYRSPTQAIPTLPVPVERLGTPPPSGLRLTWLGHSSMLVEIDGHRILTDPAWSPRASPVTFAGPERWFPPLLTTPMVKEKLPAIDAVVISHDHYDHLDYGTISAMKDWNTTFVVPLGVGAHLAYWGVPEDRIVELDWWESTHIRDLTIVCTPARHASGRTLIDNDTKLWAGYAFVGNEHRAYFSGDTGLFPVMNEIGTRLGPFDVAMIEIGEYDAAWPDWHLGPEQAVDAHRMVRGRLMVPMHWGLFNLAYHGWTEPIERALAAADRAGVGIVTPKPGQSFEPVEPPARDRWWPDVPWRTAQEAPVVATQMKKPASP